The nucleotide window CCATAGAACAGATTAAGGCATATCCTGACCGAAAGACTATTCGATCCCCCTTTTCCAAGCGATTGGCAACACAATTGTTCCTTTATCACTAATGGAGTGCGTTTCCCAACCTCTTCAGTCGAATGATAGTACAGGCCATCAAGAAATAGAAAGCTCAGGTTGACTCCCGGCTATTTTACTACCATAACAGCTCTTTGTCAGCCATCCCCTTTTCATTCATCTTTCTTCAGAAAGAACAATTCAAATCCTGCCCATGAATTTAAAATGAAGTCATCTGAAAACTTTCCGGTTTGTGCGCGTTGATCCCAGCGGAGTgcagcgtgtgcgtgcgtgtgtgcgtgcgcgtgtgtgcgcgtcccCTGCAGTCCTGTTCTGCACATGCTGCCCACGTTGCCTGCCTCCTCCAGGGGGTGGCTGCCCCCGGCCGTCTCGGCCGCGGGCTCAGACCTGGCAGAGGTTGTAGCAGGCTAGGGGCCTCTCCATCACCTGGTCGCGGTCCACCTCGTACACGTAGTCGCAGCGGTGCGACATCAGCGGGGCCTCCGACATCGTGACACTCTGGTTCCCGAAGGAGATGGCCGTGTCCCTCtatatcgacacacacacacacacacacacacacacacacacacacacacacacacacacacacacacacaaacaaacacaccttaGAAAACCCTTCACCTTGCCAATGTGTAGAGTAAATAGTCCACCCACAGCCGGATATAAAGAGCAGTTATAGTCACCATGCTCTCATATTAATTCAGTCTTCATGTCAGCCTCAGCCTCTCATCTCATCAATCTCAGCTCAacctcctctctgacctccacctcctctctctctctgacctccacctcctctctcactgACCTCCacctacctcccctcccccccccccccctccctctcttaccCGGTTGGGTCCCACTGTGGtgttggcggtggcggcggcggcggcggcgacggcggccTTCTCAAAGTCCTTCTTGCACAGGTGGGCCATGATGCCCGCCGCCAGGGCGTCGCCCAGCACGTTGATCATGGTGCGGAAGCGGTCGCTACGGAAACCACAGAGCTCCAAGTCAGGTGCGTGTGGAGCGGCGTGTCGCCGGCCTTTGATTGGTCGATTTTATGTGACAATTTCTTTAGATAAAATATGAAACAGCACTCTGTGtcacacattgaaacacaccAATAGTCAGGGATGACTAAATAAAGCCCAAAGGCTAATTTCCATTGTGGTCCCAGGTttgttctttaaaaaaaaataaaaaaaaaaataataataataactttctttctttctcttttaattCTCACTGCGGTATTCCTGTGCACCTCTGCCGTGGGAGCCCGCATCTCCCTCTAGGGTCAGTAACACCTAAacggctgattatggtcccacgttcacgcaacgcaaggggtttacggaccccttacgtcctcgcggaccctccttgcgtccactgcAAGGGCcagacgtgcgcctcccaaaaattgtaaccttccgcagaggtgatgcagcagcaagggctgtgattggtccgttcACTCAAACTCGACGCAGAACCAAATCaggagcgtctgcgtggtccttgtGTTGCGTGACGTGGGATCATAATCAGCCCTTGAGACATCCTGTCTTATCCAATCATAAGACCTCATGGCCACCCCCAGTGTGGTGCGCCGGGGCGTGGCCCTAAAGGCCGAGGCCGTCACTCACAGGACCCAGTCGATGGCCACGATCAGCGTGATGTCAGCGGGGGGCAGCCCCACCGAGGTCAGCAcgatcaccatggtaaccaggcCGGCCTGGGGAATCCCGGCCGCGCCGATGCTTGCAGCGGTCGCCGTGATactggggggggtgggaagaagagagagagagagacagagacagagagacagaaagggagagagaggaatttACATTTCCCACAGGAACATACATTGAATTTGGAGTTTTGATTGTTGTCGTATCGTGTCTCGACATAGTTCACTTTATGCGACAGACGATAGGACTATCACCCCCCAACTCCTCTCTCTGACCTCCACCTAgcctctgacctccacctcctctctgatctcctcctctctcaactCGTGAGAAAGGTCAACGGTCACCTCCTCACCTGATGGTGACCAGCTGGCCGAAGTCCAGCTCGTACTCGTTGACCTGGGCGATGAAGATGGCGGCCACGGCCTCGTACAGCGCCGTGCCGTCCATGTTGATGGTGGCGCCCACGGGCAGCACAAAGCGGGCGATCTGCCGGTCCACGCCACAGTTCTCCAGCAGGCACTTCATGGTGATGGGGAGGGTCGCAgagctgtagggggggggggggggggggggagagagagagagagagagggagagagggagagagggagagagggagagagggagagagagacagagacagagacagagacagagacagagacagagacagagagagagagagggattcgATCATGCCACCATCAGGGTAAAAACGAGCACTCATTTTCTTAAGGCAAAATCCAGGGAGCAAGTTTCGAGTTCTTAAGACTTGGGCGAGTTTCGTCTGGGAAAAATCCTGAAAAGCTTGGAGACAATTGGAAAGGGGACATCATCGAGGGACTAGAATAGCTCGGGATAAtcctacatttattttaaagaatAATTCCACAATGCCTTCCACTTAGTAATGAGCGTTCGTGAGACGACGGTGAATACAATGTGTGGAAGATGTCtgctgggtgaggagggaggaggggggtctgCTGGGTGAGGAGCGGGGAGACGGGTCTGCTgaatgaggaggggggagacgtgtCTGTGGCTAAGGGGGGAGACGTGTCtgctgggtgaggaggggggagacgtgtctgtgggagaggaggggtgagggggagggagacgtgtctgtgggtgagggggagggagacgtgtgtgtgggtgagggggagggagacgtgtctgggtgagggggagggagacgtgtctgtgggtgagggggagggagacgtgtgtgtgggtgagggggagggagacgtgtgtgtgggtgagggggagggagacgtgtctgggtgaggaggggggagacgtgtctgtgggtgaggaggggtgagggggagggagacgtgtctgtgggtgaggaggggggagacatgtctgtgggtgaggaggggggagatgtgtctgtgggtgaggaggggggagacatgtctgtgggtgaggaggggggagacgggtctgtgggtgaggaggggggaggaggggggagacatgtCTGGGTGAGAAGGGGGGAGACGTGTctgtgggtgaggggggagggagaagtgtCTGattggtgaggagggggggagacgcaCCTGGACGAGGTTGCCAGGGCGATGACCAGCGCCTGCAGCAGCCCCCTGATGTAGGCGAAGGGGTTCTTCCCCGTGAGGACGTAGAAGAAGAGCGGGAGGAGGATGAGGCCGTGGACGAAGAGGCCCGCCAGCACGGTGATGAAGTACATGCCCAGCTTCTCCCCAAGGTGGGCCGGGTCGTGCATGTCCAGGATCTTCCCCGCCACCAGGAATACGATCCCGAACGGGAagtacctggaggagacaaggagctgtcacgaggaggaggaggaggaggaggaggaggaggaggaggaggaggagagtaccTGAGGGGACCGGACCAGGAgctgtcaggaggaggaggaggaggaggaggaggaggaggaggaggagaaggaggaggaggaggaggaggagagtaccTGAGGGGACTGGACCAGGAgctgtcaggaggaggaggaggaggaggaggagagtaccTGAGGGGACCGGACCAGGAgctgtcaggaggaggaggaggaggaggaggaggaggaggagaaggaggaggaggaggaggaggagagtaccTGAGGGGACTGGACCAGGAgctgtcaggaggaggaggaggaggaggaggaggaggaggaggaggaggaggaggaggaggaggaggaggtggaggtgagtaCCTGAGGGGACCGGACCAGGAgctgtcaggaggaggaggagggagttcCTAAGACAGACGAGACAACACGCCATCAGGAGGAGGAGtatggggaggagaagggggggctagtgtggaggagaaggagtgcTTGAGAGTTCAAATCAAATCCAAACTTAAATAATATACACATTTGTCATTtctggaaaaaaaagaatagattgAAATCGATGATCGGGTTTGTTTTGAAAAAATCTGAGATTTTCGCCCAGCCCGCCCTAGTCGACTGGTAACCAGACGGTTGCTAGCTTAATCCccggtgcgtgaatgtgtggCGCTCCGTGATGCAGATCCCCACATGGGCCGTGGGCGGGCCCTCTCGCGTGCGCCCTCTGGGCTGTACACGCCAACGGCCCGTTACGTGTTCGTTTCATTGGCTTAGCGGCGCGCTAAGCCGCTTAGCTTGGCCCACCTCGCCACCGCCGGGCGGCTGCAGGctgcaggtcaaaggtcaagggaTCACTAAGTGATTCTCTTCCTTTTTTCCATCTAAGTCTGGGGAATTACCGTGGAATTACGTTGGTTCTTTTCGCCACTAAAATTGCACCTGGTAAAATGACCAACACCCATAGCATAGCGCAGCTAGCCGCAACGTAGCAGCAACACCCGACGTTTAGCCGCCGGATCTCTCCAGGCTAATGCCAGCCGGGTTTGCGTGATCGCACTGACGTATTCAGAGGGATTGTTCGCCTGGCCGTAAAAAAATATTCCTGTGTTTT belongs to Gadus chalcogrammus isolate NIFS_2021 chromosome 5, NIFS_Gcha_1.0, whole genome shotgun sequence and includes:
- the slc1a8b gene encoding solute carrier family 1 member 8b isoform X2; amino-acid sequence: MEMLRRMFRNMVSVKVREYVKDYCRRNGLLTLSVFAVVTGCVLGFLLRSFNLSTQAKIYFSFPGELLMRMLKMLILPLITSSLMSGLSAMDTKASGRLGVLTITYYLWTTFIAVIVGIVLVLIIHPGTGSEKESGHHGGSGPVMTSADALLDLIRNMIPSNLIEATFQQYRTDLIPIVQTDSGKESQANYVYVMPDYHNPQLGHPVFLEITPAPNIKYKIIPGNSKGMNVLGIVIFSATMGLLLGKMGERGAPLVNVCQCINECVMKIINAAMWYFPFGIVFLVAGKILDMHDPAHLGEKLGMYFITVLAGLFVHGLILLPLFFYVLTGKNPFAYIRGLLQALVIALATSSSSATLPITMKCLLENCGVDRQIARFVLPVGATINMDGTALYEAVAAIFIAQVNEYELDFGQLVTISITATAASIGAAGIPQAGLVTMVIVLTSVGLPPADITLIVAIDWVLDRFRTMINVLGDALAAGIMAHLCKKDFEKAAVAAAARDTAISFGNQSVTMSEAPLMSHRCDYVYEVDRDQVMERPLACYNLCQV
- the slc1a8b gene encoding solute carrier family 1 member 8b isoform X1, coding for MEMLRRMFRNMVSVKVREYVKDYCRRNGLLTLSVFAVVTGCVLGFLLRSFNLSTQAKIYFSFPGELLMRMLKMLILPLITSSLMSGLSAMDTKASGRLGVLTITYYLWTTFIAVIVGIVLVLIIHPGTGSEKESGHHGGSGPVMTSADALLDLIRNMIPSNLIEATFQQYRTDLIPIVQTDSGKESQANYVYVMPDYHNPQLGHPVFLEITPAPNIKYKIIPGNSKGMNVLGIVIFSATMGLLLGKMGERGAPLVNVCQCINECVMKIINAAMWYFPFGIVFLVAGKILDMHDPAHLGEKLGMYFITVLAGLFVHGLILLPLFFYVLTGKNPFAYIRGLLQALVIALATSSSSATLPITMKCLLENCGVDRQIARFVLPVGATINMDGTALYEAVAAIFIAQVNEYELDFGQLVTISITATAASIGAAGIPQAGLVTMVIVLTSVGLPPADITLIVAIDWVLDRFRTMINVLGDALAAGIMAHLCKKDFEKAAVAAAAAATANTTVGPNRRDTAISFGNQSVTMSEAPLMSHRCDYVYEVDRDQVMERPLACYNLCQV